One Fusobacterium sp. genomic region harbors:
- the rpsT gene encoding 30S ribosomal protein S20 gives MAHSRSAKKRILVAERNRERNQAVKSRVKTMTKKVLTTVDTKDLEASKTALSVAYKELDKAVSKGIMKKNTASRKKARLAAKVNAL, from the coding sequence TTGGCACATTCAAGATCAGCTAAAAAGAGAATATTAGTAGCAGAGAGAAACAGAGAAAGAAATCAAGCAGTAAAATCTAGAGTTAAAACTATGACTAAAAAAGTTTTAACAACTGTAGATACTAAAGATTTAGAAGCTTCAAAAACAGCTTTATCAGTAGCTTATAAAGAGTTAGATAAAGCAGTAAGCAAAGGAATCATGAAGAAAAATACAGCATCTAGAAAGAAAGCAAGATTAGCTGCTAAAGTAAACGCACTATAG
- a CDS encoding STAS-like domain-containing protein, translating into MNLVLSKIFETSVLVSPKKALQLCSMVARKIKKGDSVVIDFNGIKATTLAFLYVLFSNIVKECGKDVKSLISVENASKELKEEFKYLKQNYKELCEKFSHLDVITA; encoded by the coding sequence ATGAATCTTGTATTAAGCAAAATTTTTGAAACTTCTGTCCTTGTATCTCCTAAGAAAGCTCTACAATTATGTTCTATGGTTGCTAGGAAAATAAAAAAAGGAGATAGTGTTGTTATAGACTTCAATGGTATAAAAGCTACCACATTAGCTTTTCTTTATGTTCTTTTTTCTAATATAGTAAAAGAATGTGGTAAAGATGTAAAAAGCCTTATATCAGTTGAAAATGCCTCTAAGGAGCTAAAAGAAGAATTCAAATACTTAAAACAAAACTACAAAGAACTTTGTGAAAAATTCTCGCACTTGGATGTTATAACAGCTTAA
- a CDS encoding toxin-antitoxin system YwqK family antitoxin, which translates to MKKILILSIFLAISLISLSAPNTADASRMREENGVTYYFNEDTPFTGKVVDKKDRNYYTDGKPDGKWVTFFPNGALKSIENWKNGKLNGKYVIYQENGLKVMQTSYVNGSDNGDYFLYHENGNLQVRGYFKNGVPTSTWKYYHPDGKLKGRAVYPD; encoded by the coding sequence ATGAAGAAAATTTTAATTTTATCAATATTTTTAGCAATATCTTTAATTAGCTTGTCCGCTCCTAATACAGCAGATGCTTCAAGAATGAGAGAAGAGAATGGTGTTACATATTATTTTAACGAAGATACTCCTTTTACAGGAAAAGTAGTAGATAAAAAAGATAGAAACTACTACACTGATGGTAAACCTGATGGTAAATGGGTAACTTTTTTTCCAAATGGCGCCCTTAAATCCATAGAAAATTGGAAAAACGGAAAATTAAATGGAAAATATGTTATCTATCAAGAAAATGGTTTAAAAGTTATGCAGACTTCTTATGTTAATGGAAGTGATAATGGAGACTATTTTCTTTATCATGAAAATGGTAATCTTCAAGTAAGAGGATATTTTAAAAATGGTGTTCCTACTAGTACCTGGAAATATTATCATCCAGATGGTAAATTAAAGGGAAGAGCTGTTTACCCAGATTAA
- a CDS encoding phosphoribosylaminoimidazolesuccinocarboxamide synthase — MEKVYQGKTKDVYKLENGNFLLEFKDDCTGKDGVFDPGENSVGLKIEGIGKANLKMSVYFFEILNKSGVKTHYISADVEKGTMEVVPAKPFGKGLEVICRFKAVGSFYRRYKEYIAEGGDLPAYVETTFKNDALGDPLVTKDGLVVLNVMTPAQYDSMKEKTQLISTIVKDRLAEKDLELYDIKFEFGIDKDGEVILIDEIASGNMRVYKAGKIVDPMDLTEMVFA, encoded by the coding sequence ATGGAAAAAGTTTATCAAGGAAAGACTAAAGATGTCTACAAATTAGAAAATGGAAATTTCCTGCTTGAATTTAAAGATGATTGTACAGGGAAAGATGGAGTATTTGATCCAGGTGAAAACTCAGTTGGATTAAAAATAGAAGGAATAGGAAAAGCTAACTTAAAGATGTCAGTTTACTTTTTTGAGATATTAAATAAATCAGGAGTAAAAACTCATTATATTTCTGCTGATGTAGAAAAAGGAACTATGGAGGTAGTACCAGCAAAACCATTTGGAAAAGGTCTTGAAGTGATATGTCGTTTTAAAGCTGTAGGAAGCTTCTATCGTCGTTATAAGGAATATATAGCAGAAGGTGGAGACTTACCTGCTTATGTGGAGACTACATTTAAAAATGATGCTTTAGGAGATCCTCTTGTAACTAAAGATGGATTAGTAGTCCTTAATGTAATGACCCCAGCACAGTATGATTCAATGAAAGAAAAAACACAGCTTATTTCCACAATAGTAAAAGATAGATTAGCTGAAAAAGACCTTGAACTTTATGATATTAAATTTGAATTTGGAATAGATAAAGATGGGGAAGTTATACTCATAGATGAAATAGCTTCTGGAAATATGCGTGTATATAAAGCTGGAAAAATAGTTGATCCTATGGATTTAACAGAAATGGTATTTGCATAG
- a CDS encoding HAD-IIIA family hydrolase, producing MIKLIVLDVDGTLTDGKLYMDDKDNSLKAFDVKDGFAIAQWIKHGGITAIITGKTSIIVKRRTEELGIQELVQGAGNKVAELKKILDKYKILPEETAYMGDDINDLGVMSIVGISAAPKNAVKEVLDRVNFVSSKNGGDGAVREFFEKIMKENNIWEKIIEKYLNEGK from the coding sequence ATGATAAAATTAATAGTATTAGATGTAGATGGAACATTAACTGATGGCAAGCTCTATATGGATGATAAGGATAATAGTTTAAAGGCATTCGATGTAAAAGATGGATTTGCAATAGCTCAATGGATAAAACATGGAGGGATTACTGCCATTATCACTGGAAAGACTTCCATAATAGTTAAGCGAAGAACAGAAGAATTAGGAATACAGGAATTAGTACAAGGAGCTGGAAATAAAGTAGCTGAATTAAAAAAAATATTAGATAAATATAAAATATTGCCTGAAGAAACTGCTTATATGGGTGATGATATAAATGACTTAGGAGTGATGTCTATTGTGGGAATATCAGCAGCTCCTAAAAATGCAGTAAAAGAAGTTTTGGATAGAGTAAATTTTGTTTCTTCAAAAAATGGCGGAGATGGAGCTGTGAGAGAATTTTTTGAAAAAATAATGAAAGAAAATAATATTTGGGAAAAAATAATAGAAAAATATCTTAATGAAGGAAAATAA